In one Palaemon carinicauda isolate YSFRI2023 chromosome 25, ASM3689809v2, whole genome shotgun sequence genomic region, the following are encoded:
- the LOC137618888 gene encoding uncharacterized protein translates to MHKFLRPSPIDVDPELADVEDKSVMWHDNFEAFCAAINLDLNQDKLALLFAHISCKLLKIIKSATSYATAISLLKARFVKQKSEVFAIYKIATCKQQSGETLDTFLDSLKGLALECSFIDCTAAQAEELAIRDSYIMGMASNAIRQDC, encoded by the coding sequence ATGCACAAGTTTCTGAGGCCCAGCCCGATTGACGTGGACCCAGAATTAGCCGATGTGGAGGACAAATCGgttatgtggcatgataactttgaggcgttctgtgcggccatcaacctGGACTTAAATCAAGATAAGTTGGCCTTGCTTTTTGCTCAcatatcttgtaaactgttaaagataattaaaagtgccacatcatatgccactgccataagcctgttgaaggctagatttgtgaaacaaAAAAGTGAGGTGTTTGCCATATACAAAatagccacctgcaagcaacagagtggcGAGACTCTAGATACTTTTTTGGATAGCCTCAAAGGTCTGGCCTTGGAATGTAGCTTCATtgattgtacagccgctcaggctgaagaactggccatcagagattcatatatcatgggtatggcatctaatgcaatcagacaagactgttag